A region from the Candidatus Melainabacteria bacterium genome encodes:
- a CDS encoding ABC transporter ATP-binding protein, giving the protein MNNSVISLENISLSLPIKLTKEKFPLIALFKSQERKVLDDIGFSALEGECIGLIGKSGSGKTVLLKTIAGIFYPLSGRLKVRRKVFPLFGVGGCFNERLNAYENIYFYASLLGASKKLIRGKIQDIISFSGLKDYAYEELRDYSSGMKMKLAFSTISFLNPEIFFVDESYLYCDAAFLEKTLLRIQKLLKNNSTIIITSHSKEVLKKACKRGIVLDKGTIAYDGGIDEALLYYEKNLINAN; this is encoded by the coding sequence ATGAATAATAGTGTAATTTCTCTAGAGAACATATCTCTTAGCTTGCCAATTAAGCTAACTAAAGAAAAATTTCCATTGATTGCTCTCTTCAAATCACAAGAAAGAAAAGTCTTAGATGATATTGGCTTTTCAGCTTTAGAAGGTGAATGTATTGGGCTTATTGGTAAAAGTGGTTCAGGGAAAACAGTTCTTTTAAAAACAATAGCCGGGATATTTTATCCTTTAAGTGGCAGGCTAAAAGTAAGAAGAAAAGTTTTTCCACTTTTTGGTGTTGGAGGCTGCTTCAATGAGAGATTAAATGCATATGAAAATATTTATTTTTATGCCTCACTTTTAGGGGCAAGTAAAAAATTAATCAGGGGAAAAATTCAAGATATTATTTCTTTTTCCGGGTTAAAAGATTATGCGTATGAAGAATTAAGAGATTATTCAAGTGGTATGAAAATGAAACTTGCATTTTCAACAATAAGTTTCTTAAATCCAGAAATATTTTTTGTAGATGAATCTTATTTATATTGTGATGCAGCTTTTCTTGAAAAAACACTTTTAAGAATTCAAAAACTTTTAAAAAATAATTCTACTATCATAATTACTTCTCATTCAAAGGAAGTTCTAAAGAAAGCTTGTAAGAGAGGTATTGTTCTAGATAAAGGTACAATTGCTTATGATGGTGGTATAGATGAGGCTCTTCTTTATTATGAGAAAAATTTGATCAATGCAAACTGA
- a CDS encoding glycosyltransferase family 2 protein, whose amino-acid sequence MKDYDHYKLLISVIIPFFNQRLDLCKIAIESILLQSYCNWEVIIVNDGSSVEITNKLEKYVSTLNEKRISIIHLKKNFGVSIAKNKGIEKAQGEIITFLDADDFILPWHLQEIMEELKLNPGCKIIAGKYLYFASFYFIKKITRSAYPRSTSNDKFQLIPPQLSFKKEVFNLLKFDEKTSALEDLDLRLQIMNNQELLNRTIVTDISSYIYRIYPATTRITHKPLLMLNAIKYIKEKYIKDKAKPTYKVIKYDLCEQGRCRYNDEILALLIKGDFFFFIKKSLPYIFSIDEVKRRSNALVYTLLFDKFLTKYFGIDLRYLMMIFIPRRNLYKEIRNKFLSCISTDKSFRKFFHDKEKEMVVSF is encoded by the coding sequence GTGAAAGATTATGATCATTATAAATTACTAATTAGTGTAATAATTCCTTTCTTTAATCAAAGACTCGACCTTTGTAAGATAGCTATTGAAAGTATTTTATTACAAAGTTACTGTAACTGGGAAGTAATCATTGTCAATGATGGGAGCAGTGTTGAAATAACTAACAAGCTTGAAAAATATGTTTCTACTTTAAATGAAAAACGGATCTCAATAATTCATCTTAAGAAAAACTTTGGTGTATCAATTGCAAAAAATAAAGGGATAGAAAAGGCACAAGGAGAAATAATTACATTTCTTGATGCAGATGATTTTATTCTTCCCTGGCATTTACAAGAAATCATGGAAGAGCTGAAACTAAATCCAGGGTGCAAGATCATAGCTGGCAAATATTTATATTTCGCAAGTTTTTATTTTATAAAAAAAATAACTAGGTCTGCTTATCCAAGATCAACAAGCAACGATAAATTCCAGTTGATTCCACCTCAGTTATCTTTTAAAAAAGAAGTCTTTAACTTATTAAAGTTTGATGAAAAAACCAGTGCTCTGGAAGATCTTGATTTAAGATTACAAATAATGAACAACCAAGAGTTATTAAACAGAACAATTGTTACAGATATTTCAAGCTACATTTATCGAATTTACCCAGCAACTACAAGAATTACTCATAAACCATTGTTAATGTTAAATGCAATTAAATACATAAAAGAAAAATATATTAAAGATAAAGCAAAACCTACATATAAAGTAATTAAGTACGATTTATGTGAACAAGGACGCTGCAGATATAATGATGAGATTTTGGCACTTCTGATTAAAGGTGATTTTTTCTTCTTCATAAAGAAGTCCCTCCCATATATTTTTTCTATAGATGAAGTAAAAAGAAGAAGCAACGCATTAGTTTACACACTTTTGTTTGATAAATTTCTTACTAAGTACTTTGGTATTGATTTAAGATACTTAATGATGATATTTATCCCAAGAAGAAATTTATACAAGGAAATAAGAAATAAATTTTTGTCTTGTATATCTACTGATAAGTCTTTTCGTAAATTCTTCCATGACAAGGAAAAAGAAATGGTAGTATCTTTCTAG
- a CDS encoding glycosyltransferase family 2 protein, with amino-acid sequence MFLEVINKQDLSQSLVSVGITTYNRPNTLLLALRSVINQSYKNLEIIVSNDCSTDLQTENIARNYMKKDSRIKYFCHKEHKGVTLNFNFTVSKASGEYFMWLCDDDWIDSNYIAQCLQELKKNSNFVLVSGRTKFYWGNDFAYDGVKVNVLQEDRCKRIISFYDQVLGSGNPPNFGVIKTKYWTSVLLQNVMGNDYLVNANFAFVGKIKTLENVFIHRRLGGLSETVKKVAVNCNYSDFTIKYPFITFWLNIFKNIVWESKTYESLNWLVRLWLGVKFSVVTFLNIDKYFQRYKMHVVNQDKQANNISVVKVTN; translated from the coding sequence ATGTTTTTAGAAGTAATCAATAAACAAGACCTTTCTCAATCATTAGTTTCTGTTGGTATTACGACTTACAACAGACCAAATACTCTTTTACTAGCTTTAAGATCTGTGATTAACCAGTCTTATAAAAACTTAGAAATAATTGTTTCTAATGATTGTTCTACAGATTTGCAGACAGAAAATATAGCTAGAAATTACATGAAAAAGGACTCACGAATTAAATATTTTTGCCATAAGGAACATAAAGGTGTAACTTTGAATTTTAACTTTACTGTAAGTAAGGCAAGTGGTGAATATTTTATGTGGCTTTGTGATGATGACTGGATTGATTCAAATTACATTGCTCAATGCTTGCAGGAATTAAAGAAAAATTCTAATTTTGTATTAGTATCTGGAAGGACAAAGTTTTACTGGGGGAATGACTTTGCTTATGATGGAGTTAAAGTTAATGTTCTTCAAGAAGATAGGTGTAAAAGAATAATATCTTTTTATGATCAGGTTCTAGGCTCGGGAAATCCTCCAAATTTTGGAGTAATAAAAACAAAATACTGGACATCTGTGCTATTACAAAATGTAATGGGGAATGATTATTTAGTTAATGCAAACTTTGCATTTGTCGGGAAAATTAAAACACTGGAAAATGTCTTCATTCATAGAAGGCTTGGAGGTTTAAGTGAAACTGTAAAAAAAGTTGCAGTTAATTGTAATTATTCAGATTTTACAATTAAATATCCCTTTATTACTTTTTGGCTAAACATCTTTAAGAACATTGTTTGGGAATCAAAAACTTATGAGTCTTTAAATTGGTTAGTTAGATTGTGGTTAGGAGTTAAGTTCTCTGTAGTAACTTTTTTAAATATTGATAAGTATTTTCAAAGGTACAAAATGCACGTTGTGAATCAAGACAAGCAAGCAAATAATATCTCAGTAGTAAAAGTAACTAATTAA
- a CDS encoding glycosyltransferase family 39 protein has translation MSDFFQKIKTPIYKFLPWFLILIGTILRLAQYYDNRSLWMDEVRIALNVIERSYLELLQPLSYNQYAPLGFLLTEKFFVSALGNNEYILRLFPFICGICSLFLFYKLVTITLTRNSGLISLALFSILPSLVYYSTEAKQYSSDILFALMLFLLAIKFDESGFNFKNIVIFWIVGSLAIWFSHPAVFVLTGVGLTLFISYLTKKENGKITRLLIAYIPWIVCFIILYFVSLRTMVSANDLRDFWRNYFLPSLAESGKIALAFFDFLNLSYVTVIFLLIGCYFLFKEKRKIFFILASPFFIMLFASSLHLYPLWQRLLLFIVPSLLIFIGEGVQKIISKTWYYTPLIGIIVLVLLFTGPVYFVNQNLTNPRTFDEIKPALSYVRQYLKDGDIIYVNSILRHAYSYYANRYNLITKSPAKLNFTTPIEERTFNNLKYTVILGVSARYNNEKEDLEKFQGNKRVWIILPNSNRAEDPKFILEYLDQTGIRIASFIRPGIEVYLYDLS, from the coding sequence ATGAGTGATTTTTTTCAAAAAATCAAAACCCCTATCTATAAGTTTTTACCTTGGTTTTTAATTTTAATTGGAACTATCCTAAGACTAGCTCAATATTACGACAATAGATCCTTATGGATGGACGAGGTAAGAATTGCTCTGAATGTAATTGAGAGATCATATCTAGAACTTTTACAACCGCTAAGTTATAACCAATATGCTCCTTTGGGTTTCCTTTTAACTGAAAAGTTTTTTGTCAGTGCTCTGGGAAACAATGAATACATTCTTAGATTGTTTCCTTTTATTTGTGGAATATGTTCTTTGTTTTTGTTTTATAAATTAGTAACTATTACACTGACCCGGAATAGTGGTTTAATATCTCTTGCTTTATTTTCAATACTACCTTCGCTTGTTTATTACTCAACTGAAGCCAAGCAATACTCTAGCGATATTTTATTTGCTTTAATGTTGTTTCTTCTTGCTATTAAGTTTGATGAAAGTGGTTTTAATTTTAAAAATATAGTTATTTTTTGGATTGTAGGCTCACTTGCTATTTGGTTTTCTCATCCGGCTGTTTTTGTACTAACTGGAGTTGGATTGACGTTATTCATTTCATATTTAACTAAAAAAGAAAATGGAAAAATTACAAGACTTTTAATTGCTTATATTCCATGGATAGTTTGTTTCATAATTTTATATTTTGTTTCACTAAGAACTATGGTTTCTGCTAATGACTTAAGAGATTTTTGGAGAAATTACTTTTTACCATCACTAGCAGAGTCGGGGAAAATAGCCTTAGCCTTTTTTGATTTCTTAAATCTTTCATATGTTACAGTTATTTTTCTCTTGATTGGTTGTTATTTCTTATTTAAAGAAAAAAGAAAAATATTTTTTATACTAGCTTCTCCTTTTTTTATTATGCTGTTTGCTTCCAGTCTTCATTTATATCCACTTTGGCAAAGACTTCTTTTATTCATTGTTCCTTCATTACTTATTTTTATAGGAGAAGGAGTTCAAAAAATTATAAGTAAAACCTGGTATTACACACCACTTATTGGAATTATTGTTTTAGTTTTATTGTTTACTGGTCCTGTTTACTTTGTAAATCAGAATTTAACTAATCCACGAACCTTTGATGAAATAAAGCCTGCTTTAAGTTATGTGAGGCAATATTTAAAAGATGGTGACATTATTTATGTGAATTCAATACTAAGACATGCATACTCATACTATGCAAATAGATACAACTTAATAACAAAATCACCAGCAAAACTTAACTTTACAACACCAATTGAGGAACGTACTTTCAACAACTTAAAATATACAGTGATCCTTGGGGTAAGTGCAAGATACAATAATGAAAAAGAGGATCTTGAAAAATTTCAAGGCAACAAGAGAGTTTGGATTATTCTTCCTAATTCAAACAGGGCAGAAGATCCAAAATTCATACTTGAATATTTAGATCAAACAGGTATTAGAATAGCTTCTTTTATAAGACCAGGAATAGAAGTTTATTTATATGATCTAAGTTAA
- a CDS encoding ATP-binding protein, with protein sequence MKKYIRQSLCNELLRSISGRQNLIQAIVGPRQVGKTTLALQLFKRWKGPKLYESADELSTPNSEWISTQWNKIRAKGKNKKSKPLIILDEVQKIPNWSEAVKKLFDEDRRKGFNVCVILLGSAALLMQRGLTESLAGRFELHRHYQWDFNECNKFFKVSLKEYLYFGGYPGALPMRKEEERWARYIRDSLIETVLSKDILLLSPITKPVLLRQAFGLAVSYPAQILSYQKMLGTLQDAGNTTTIASYLQLLSKAFLLALLERWSGSKIRQKGSTPKLVVLDNGIISSMSGQNFKPTFNNKSSWGRLLENAIGAQLYFLATNLGGELFYWKERDYEVDYILKIGNKIWAIEVKSRSIEQSQAGLSIFKKRYGNASLITISSSKTQKLEPVYNINIDDFFRNPKSIFNS encoded by the coding sequence ATGAAGAAATATATAAGACAATCTCTTTGTAATGAATTGCTTAGGTCAATTAGTGGAAGACAAAACCTTATTCAAGCAATTGTAGGACCTAGGCAGGTTGGGAAAACTACACTTGCATTACAGTTATTTAAAAGATGGAAAGGTCCCAAATTGTATGAATCTGCTGATGAACTTAGCACACCAAACTCTGAATGGATAAGTACACAATGGAATAAAATTCGAGCCAAAGGCAAGAACAAAAAATCTAAACCACTAATTATTTTAGATGAGGTTCAGAAAATCCCTAACTGGAGTGAAGCAGTAAAAAAGCTTTTTGATGAAGATCGTAGAAAAGGATTTAATGTTTGTGTAATTCTTCTTGGTTCTGCTGCACTGCTCATGCAAAGAGGTTTAACAGAAAGCTTAGCTGGACGATTTGAGCTCCATAGGCACTATCAATGGGATTTTAATGAGTGTAATAAATTTTTCAAGGTTTCTCTAAAAGAATATTTATACTTCGGCGGGTATCCAGGTGCATTACCAATGAGAAAAGAAGAAGAAAGATGGGCGCGGTATATTCGTGACTCATTAATTGAAACTGTTCTGTCAAAGGACATCTTATTACTTTCTCCAATTACAAAACCAGTTTTGCTTAGGCAGGCTTTTGGACTTGCGGTAAGTTATCCTGCACAAATACTTAGTTATCAAAAGATGCTTGGCACACTACAGGATGCTGGCAATACTACTACTATTGCTTCATATCTTCAATTACTATCCAAAGCATTTTTACTTGCATTGCTTGAAAGATGGAGTGGGAGCAAAATAAGACAAAAAGGTTCAACACCAAAACTAGTCGTCCTAGACAATGGAATCATTTCTAGCATGTCAGGGCAGAATTTCAAACCTACCTTCAACAATAAATCTAGCTGGGGAAGATTACTAGAGAATGCGATTGGGGCTCAGTTGTATTTTCTAGCAACAAACTTAGGTGGTGAACTTTTTTATTGGAAAGAAAGGGATTATGAGGTTGATTACATTCTTAAAATTGGTAACAAGATATGGGCAATAGAAGTAAAATCTCGAAGCATTGAGCAGTCTCAGGCAGGTCTTAGCATTTTTAAAAAAAGATATGGTAATGCCAGCTTAATTACAATTTCAAGTTCAAAGACACAAAAGTTAGAACCAGTATACAACATAAACATAGATGACTTTTTTAGAAATCCTAAATCAATTTTTAACAGTTAA
- the folB gene encoding dihydroneopterin aldolase, with the protein MTVTRKTVTINIQNIPCYCSIGIDPKEKKLGQRLLIDVYLEISSFRAVTTDNVKDTISYVDVYKAIQKIGKDKSYSLIETLADEIAETFLKHPLVLKVRTKISKPHIPYPDFEGSVSVEVEREK; encoded by the coding sequence TTGACTGTTACAAGAAAAACTGTAACTATAAATATTCAAAATATTCCTTGTTATTGTTCTATTGGAATTGATCCAAAAGAAAAAAAACTTGGTCAAAGATTATTAATTGATGTATATCTTGAAATTTCTTCATTTCGAGCTGTTACAACAGATAATGTCAAAGATACAATTAGCTATGTGGATGTTTATAAAGCAATTCAAAAAATAGGGAAAGATAAATCATATTCTTTAATAGAAACGCTTGCTGATGAAATTGCTGAAACCTTTTTAAAGCATCCACTTGTACTAAAAGTTAGAACTAAAATATCTAAACCGCATATTCCTTATCCAGACTTTGAAGGAAGTGTTTCTGTTGAAGTTGAAAGAGAAAAATAA
- a CDS encoding anthranilate synthase component I family protein has protein sequence MKEKNKLDEISFWIDSSGGPKELCKNSFYGTGPKYYFYGSLNKINFADRDAPLGRLYDINCFDFIEQKLEEEKHNPNGIFVGYFAYDLFQNSKQQSAISSQPGNKYPDFFFAYFDSAVRHCEERSDEAISPTCHDSEIATLALSEPPRNDMLNLNSNMTDIEYLDKVKLIKEEIKKGNVYQVNLTREYLISVSNLNEIDLYLRLRTVSPNPYGCYFKTPFISILSSSPEEFLFMKDNHIRTRPIKGTLPKGEINIDPKNQAENIMIVDLERNDLGRICEYGSVKAEKLLNVESYKHLNHVVSTIEGELKKNISLREIFEAIFPGGSITGAPKIAAMKIIDEIEPTKRGAYTGSFGYIKTDGTMNFNILIRTIFIQEVQESKIENQKSKIVFNIGGGIVADSDPHDELEEVKLKARGIMSTLCLSF, from the coding sequence TTGAAAGAGAAAAATAAATTAGATGAGATTTCTTTTTGGATAGATAGTTCTGGAGGTCCAAAAGAGCTCTGTAAGAATTCTTTTTATGGTACAGGTCCAAAATATTATTTTTATGGATCATTGAATAAAATTAATTTTGCTGATAGAGATGCCCCATTGGGGCGTCTCTACGATATAAATTGTTTTGATTTTATAGAACAAAAATTAGAAGAAGAAAAACATAATCCAAACGGGATCTTTGTTGGGTATTTTGCTTACGATTTGTTTCAAAACAGCAAACAGCAATCAGCAATCAGCAGTCAGCCAGGAAACAAGTATCCAGATTTTTTCTTTGCGTATTTTGACAGTGCTGTACGTCATTGCGAGGAACGCAGTGACGAAGCAATCTCACCAACGTGTCACGATAGTGAGATTGCCACGTTGGCTCTTTCAGAGCCTCCTCGCAATGACATGCTTAATTTGAATTCCAATATGACCGATATAGAGTACCTCGATAAAGTCAAATTAATCAAGGAAGAGATAAAAAAAGGTAATGTCTATCAAGTAAATCTCACTCGCGAGTATTTAATCTCAGTTTCTAATCTTAATGAAATAGATCTTTATTTAAGGCTTCGAACTGTTTCCCCAAATCCATATGGTTGTTATTTTAAAACTCCCTTTATAAGTATTCTTTCAAGTTCACCGGAAGAATTTTTATTTATGAAAGATAATCATATAAGAACTCGTCCTATAAAAGGTACATTACCAAAAGGTGAAATAAATATCGATCCAAAGAACCAAGCTGAAAATATAATGATTGTTGATCTTGAGAGAAATGATCTTGGAAGAATTTGTGAATATGGCTCTGTAAAGGCTGAAAAGCTTTTAAATGTTGAATCCTACAAACACTTAAATCATGTAGTTTCTACAATAGAAGGAGAGCTTAAAAAAAATATTTCTTTAAGAGAAATATTTGAAGCTATATTTCCTGGTGGATCAATAACTGGCGCACCAAAAATTGCTGCAATGAAAATTATTGATGAAATAGAACCTACAAAACGTGGAGCTTACACTGGATCATTTGGCTATATAAAAACAGATGGTACTATGAACTTTAATATTTTAATTAGAACAATTTTTATCCAAGAAGTTCAGGAGTCAAAAATCGAAAATCAAAAATCGAAAATTGTATTTAATATTGGCGGTGGCATTGTTGCTGACTCAGATCCACATGATGAGCTTGAAGAAGTAAAGTTAAAAGCTAGAGGTATAATGAGTACACTATGCTTGTCTTTCTAA
- a CDS encoding aminotransferase class IV, translating into MLVFLNGQIIKEEDAKISISDLSYQFGYGLFETIKCEQGVPLFFESHYKRLTQSAKEIGMTCPVEINEVRNWIIDLLKANKLTSSRLKIIISKRLEEKFNILIMISPLNKLPDSYSLIGHTLSRDPNSISFKHKTTSRGDSYFTYKSVIENGFNDVLYLNEKNELLECSRANIFLVMEDKIITPSLSSGILSGVTREKILEIAKRENILIEEKNVHSLYLNKANDVFITSAIVGVMQISKIKLQDREYNFIRDSKTIKLKNAFDSYAQNYLKKTLIHPS; encoded by the coding sequence ATGCTTGTCTTTCTAAATGGACAAATTATAAAAGAGGAAGATGCTAAGATTAGCATTAGTGATCTCTCGTATCAGTTTGGATATGGGCTTTTCGAGACAATTAAATGTGAGCAGGGAGTACCTTTATTTTTTGAATCCCACTATAAAAGACTAACTCAAAGTGCAAAAGAAATAGGGATGACATGTCCTGTAGAAATAAATGAAGTTAGAAACTGGATAATAGATTTACTTAAAGCAAATAAACTTACAAGCAGCAGGTTAAAAATAATTATTTCAAAAAGACTTGAGGAAAAGTTTAATATATTAATAATGATTTCACCTCTTAACAAACTGCCAGATTCTTATTCTTTAATTGGACATACTTTAAGTAGAGATCCTAATTCAATATCATTTAAACATAAGACAACAAGTAGAGGTGATAGTTACTTTACATATAAAAGTGTAATTGAAAATGGGTTTAATGATGTTCTTTATTTAAATGAAAAAAATGAACTTCTTGAATGTTCAAGAGCAAATATTTTTCTTGTAATGGAGGATAAAATTATTACTCCTAGCCTGAGTTCTGGAATTTTATCTGGAGTTACAAGAGAGAAAATACTTGAGATTGCAAAAAGAGAAAATATTTTAATAGAAGAAAAAAATGTACATAGTCTTTATTTAAATAAAGCAAATGATGTATTTATTACTAGTGCAATTGTTGGAGTTATGCAAATTTCTAAAATCAAGCTTCAGGATAGAGAATATAACTTTATAAGAGATTCAAAGACAATCAAACTTAAGAATGCTTTTGATAGCTATGCACAGAATTATTTAAAAAAAACTCTTATACACCCTTCTTAG